One Ignavibacterium album JCM 16511 genomic region harbors:
- a CDS encoding EamA family transporter, producing the protein MSNYKLNGYIAWISVCIIWGTTYLAIRIGVAHIPPMLFAGIRWIVAGIIFISALKLSGKKLPPLKDLKHIAVMGLLMLGFGNGLVVTGEQYISSGLAALLITTVPFWIVGFDSLAVKKSVFNKFIISGLLLGLVGVSAIFGDNWKDLFNKDYLIGVLSILGAVIAWSLGSVYSKHKKINAHPLMSAAVQMLVAGIAQTLLGIILGEISQVKINQEGIYSLSYLIVFGSILGYGSYIYAIEHLPLSLVSTYAYINPIIAVFLGWFVLNEKLNFYMIIAAILIIAGVMLVKKGSEVNLVKKLSGTQSST; encoded by the coding sequence ATGTCCAACTACAAACTTAACGGTTATATTGCCTGGATTTCTGTTTGCATAATCTGGGGAACAACTTATTTGGCAATCAGAATAGGTGTAGCGCATATTCCGCCAATGTTATTTGCAGGAATACGATGGATTGTTGCAGGCATAATTTTTATAAGCGCGCTAAAACTCTCTGGTAAAAAGCTTCCACCATTAAAAGATTTAAAACATATTGCTGTGATGGGTTTATTGATGTTGGGATTTGGAAATGGTTTGGTTGTTACCGGAGAACAATACATAAGCAGTGGATTAGCAGCTTTACTTATTACAACTGTTCCGTTCTGGATTGTTGGATTTGATTCACTAGCCGTTAAGAAATCAGTATTTAATAAATTTATTATATCCGGTTTACTACTTGGTTTGGTTGGAGTAAGTGCAATTTTCGGAGATAACTGGAAAGACTTATTTAATAAAGATTACCTAATTGGAGTACTGAGTATTCTTGGAGCTGTGATAGCGTGGTCTCTCGGTTCAGTTTATTCAAAGCATAAAAAGATAAATGCACATCCGTTAATGAGTGCTGCGGTTCAGATGCTTGTTGCAGGTATAGCACAAACTTTACTTGGAATTATTCTTGGAGAAATTTCTCAGGTGAAGATAAATCAGGAAGGAATCTATTCGCTTTCCTATCTGATTGTTTTTGGTTCGATATTAGGTTATGGCTCATACATTTATGCGATAGAACATTTACCACTTTCTTTGGTCTCAACTTATGCTTATATCAATCCTATAATTGCTGTATTTCTTGGATGGTTTGTTCTGAATGAGAAATTAAATTTCTATATGATAATTGCAGCCATTTTAATTATTGCAGGTGTTATGTTGGTAAAGAAAGGAAGTGAAGTAAATTTAGTCAAGAAGTTGTCAGGCACTCAATCGAGCACCTGA
- the porQ gene encoding type IX secretion system protein PorQ, which translates to MKRIYLILVIIISIVSNLSYSQNTYEFLKLDMSARAAALGGSFVANNDDPDVIFYNPAGISMLENNPVSFSFVKHLMDINLASVSFSTEFEDLGRFGAAIKYINYGNFDEADEFGNRTGEFGAGELALVVGYSNLLDANFYYGANVKFIYSSIADRSSNAIAADLGLHYTIPEQFINIGFSILNLGSQISSYYSLKEELPLDVTIGISKKLEKIPVRLSLDFHRLNQDRESFTQRFKAFSVGTEINLSKVLTLRLGYDNERRSDLKIGTTAGIAGFNIGLGAKISEYNFNYGYSSLGLVGALHRVGISTSF; encoded by the coding sequence ATGAAAAGAATATATTTAATCTTGGTAATCATTATCTCGATTGTTTCAAATTTAAGTTACTCACAAAACACTTATGAATTTCTTAAACTCGATATGAGTGCCAGAGCTGCAGCGCTCGGAGGCAGTTTTGTTGCCAATAATGATGACCCTGATGTTATCTTTTATAATCCTGCCGGTATTAGTATGCTTGAAAATAATCCCGTTTCATTTTCATTTGTAAAGCATCTGATGGATATAAATCTTGCAAGTGTTTCTTTTTCTACAGAGTTTGAAGATTTAGGCAGATTTGGTGCTGCGATAAAATATATAAATTACGGAAACTTTGATGAAGCAGATGAATTTGGAAACAGAACAGGTGAATTTGGTGCCGGCGAACTTGCACTTGTTGTCGGATATTCCAATTTACTCGATGCAAATTTTTATTATGGCGCTAATGTAAAATTCATTTATTCGAGTATAGCTGATCGCTCGTCAAATGCAATTGCTGCTGATTTAGGATTGCATTATACAATACCAGAACAATTTATTAATATCGGATTTTCAATTTTAAACCTTGGCTCACAGATATCAAGCTATTATAGTTTGAAAGAAGAACTTCCATTGGATGTAACGATTGGTATTTCAAAGAAGCTTGAAAAAATTCCTGTAAGATTATCACTTGATTTCCACAGACTTAATCAGGATAGAGAAAGCTTTACACAAAGATTTAAAGCATTTTCAGTTGGAACAGAAATTAATCTTAGTAAAGTATTAACTCTTCGTCTGGGTTATGATAATGAACGAAGATCAGATTTGAAGATCGGAACCACAGCTGGCATTGCAGGATTTAACATCGGACTTGGAGCAAAAATTTCAGAATATAATTTTAATTATGGTTATTCATCACTTGGATTAGTCGGCGCTTTACACAGAGTAGGAATTTCAACTTCGTTTTAA
- a CDS encoding S46 family peptidase: MLKNKIAKKLIYLLTTIVIIVSFAFIPPKPDEGMYPLSDIRKLKLNQKGLKIPIDEIYNPDGVSLVDALVRLGGCTGSFVSSEGLIITNHHCVFGSVQRASTVENNYLENGFVAQTYEQEIPAEGLTAQITVSYEDVSEEVLKAAENVDDISKRAKAISVKISEIVKREESTDSTIKAEVSEMFVGEQYVLFRYKIINDIRLVYVPPRTIGEFGGESDNWIWPRHTGDFSFVRAYVAPDGSPAKYSKENVPFKPKKFLTVNPNGIDEDDFVFILGYPGRTFKNMPARFIEYQYKYQLPYVQDLFSWLINLYTKRGENDPEFALNISSTIKGLANTEKNYRGKIQGIRNLDLINRKLEEEKNLLKFINSNQELKSKYGKLPDEINQLYDDVFESGRRLFVLNFLRNYVSYYRLADLFVDYKTEQLKDESERKSNYKESNKEKLIAEIENIYKNRKDDLEPQIFMKIYGDASEFEELKSLEPFASFRNISNKEEYVNKLFTNTFIADKERFIERLFDKDFTVENSNDDLIKIANQLYQLKNEEQKRQQIRDGKSNILLAQFNEVKRIWLNRNFIPDANSTLRLTFGYVRGYSPRDAVYYSPISSLKGMIEKSFEGGDYRIYEKIKELYAKKDFGKFIHPKLNDVPVAFIYNTDTSGGNSGSPIMDAYGRLVGVNFDRCFEATINDYAWSEIYSRSIGVDIRFVLWVVQKIGNADFLLKEMNVNL, encoded by the coding sequence ATGTTGAAAAATAAAATTGCTAAAAAACTTATTTATCTGCTCACAACAATTGTAATCATAGTTTCATTTGCATTCATTCCTCCGAAACCTGACGAAGGAATGTATCCTCTGAGCGATATCAGAAAATTAAAACTGAATCAGAAGGGACTCAAAATCCCAATTGATGAGATATACAATCCTGATGGAGTTAGTCTTGTTGATGCATTGGTAAGACTTGGAGGATGTACAGGTTCATTTGTTTCATCGGAAGGATTAATAATTACTAATCATCATTGTGTTTTTGGGTCGGTGCAAAGAGCAAGCACAGTTGAAAATAATTATCTTGAAAATGGATTTGTTGCACAAACATATGAACAGGAAATTCCTGCAGAAGGATTAACTGCACAAATCACTGTTTCATATGAAGATGTAAGTGAAGAGGTTCTGAAAGCTGCAGAAAATGTTGATGATATATCTAAAAGAGCCAAAGCAATTTCAGTTAAAATCTCCGAAATTGTTAAGAGAGAGGAATCAACAGACAGCACAATTAAAGCAGAAGTTTCTGAAATGTTTGTTGGCGAACAGTATGTTTTATTCAGATATAAAATTATAAATGATATTCGCTTGGTTTATGTTCCTCCAAGAACCATAGGTGAATTTGGTGGTGAATCAGACAATTGGATTTGGCCTCGACACACTGGTGATTTCTCTTTCGTCCGCGCTTATGTTGCACCTGATGGTTCACCTGCAAAATATTCTAAAGAGAATGTTCCATTTAAGCCAAAGAAATTTTTGACAGTAAATCCGAATGGAATTGATGAGGATGATTTTGTTTTTATTCTTGGTTATCCTGGCAGAACTTTCAAAAATATGCCTGCCAGATTTATTGAATATCAATATAAGTATCAGTTACCATATGTGCAGGATTTGTTTTCGTGGCTCATAAATCTTTACACTAAGCGAGGCGAGAATGATCCTGAGTTTGCACTGAATATTTCATCAACTATCAAAGGATTGGCAAACACTGAGAAAAACTATCGTGGAAAAATTCAGGGAATAAGAAATCTTGATTTGATTAACCGAAAACTTGAGGAAGAAAAAAATCTTTTGAAGTTTATAAATTCAAATCAGGAACTCAAATCAAAATATGGAAAACTTCCTGATGAAATAAATCAACTTTATGATGATGTTTTTGAAAGCGGAAGAAGACTTTTTGTATTGAATTTTTTAAGAAACTATGTGTCTTATTACAGACTTGCGGATTTGTTTGTAGATTATAAAACCGAACAATTGAAAGATGAAAGTGAAAGAAAATCAAATTATAAGGAATCGAACAAAGAAAAACTGATTGCTGAGATTGAAAATATTTATAAGAACCGGAAAGATGATCTTGAACCACAGATTTTTATGAAGATTTATGGTGATGCTTCTGAATTTGAGGAGCTGAAGAGTCTCGAACCATTTGCTTCCTTCAGGAATATATCAAATAAAGAAGAGTATGTTAATAAACTTTTCACCAATACTTTTATAGCTGATAAAGAAAGATTCATCGAAAGATTATTTGATAAGGATTTTACTGTTGAAAATTCTAATGATGATTTAATAAAAATAGCAAACCAACTTTATCAGTTAAAGAATGAAGAGCAAAAAAGGCAACAGATAAGAGATGGCAAATCGAATATTCTGCTTGCACAATTTAATGAAGTGAAAAGAATCTGGTTAAATAGAAACTTTATTCCTGATGCAAACAGCACATTGCGTTTAACTTTTGGTTATGTAAGAGGATATTCACCAAGAGATGCTGTTTATTACTCGCCAATAAGTTCATTGAAAGGAATGATTGAAAAATCTTTTGAAGGTGGTGATTACAGAATTTATGAAAAGATTAAAGAACTTTATGCTAAAAAAGATTTTGGAAAATTCATTCATCCAAAACTGAATGATGTACCGGTTGCATTTATTTATAACACTGATACAAGCGGTGGAAATTCGGGAAGTCCGATTATGGATGCTTACGGAAGGTTAGTAGGAGTAAACTTCGACAGATGTTTTGAAGCCACAATAAATGATTATGCGTGGAGTGAAATATATAGTCGTTCAATCGGAGTTGATATAAGATTTGTACTTTGGGTTGTGCAGAAAATTGGTAATGCAGATTTTCTTCTAAAAGAGATGAATGTTAACCTTTAA